The sequence tccaaaaagcaaaacacctGAAAACATTTACTTCTAtaaggaaaatggaattttgttaCCTTCACAGATTTGGGCTCTTAGCTCTTCACTTATGTCCTCCAGAGCTGTGAAATCCTCAGCATAGAAGAGATGTTTATATGATGGCTCAGAAGCAATTTCCAGCAGTTCTTCCTCAATTGCTTTTCCTATTCCAATGGCATAGATGATTATACCTGGATTCAAAAGAAATTGCACATACTTATTATTTCAGCAGTTCTAACTCTAAGCACTTGTTCGtccatgaaaggaaaataagagagaaagggagagccCAAGAAATGTATATTATATGTAACTTTAAAATCAGTGAAGAGGCTTAATATGTTGTAATTACTGGGAGATTTGCAGAAACTCTCATTTGCTGTAATTTGACATACAGTTTTTGTATTAAAGAGATGACACGTGCCTGACACTACTGATAGTAAATGGTTCCAGAAAGCAGCCTGCTGTGGGGAGGATGCACATGCCTGGCAGCAAAGGCCCTTGTGAACACAAAGATCTGATGTGCAGGACAGCGGCCACTGTCACCGTActggccacactgctttggCAAACGCTCTCTTGGTTAGACATCCAAACTGGTACTACATCTTATTCCTAACAACATTTGCCTTTTAgaatgagacaataaaaacattgACACCAAACTTGCACTTACCACGCTGCTTTGCTCTGGTAGCCCACTCAGACACTTCATCCTGGGCCCGCCCATCCGTAAACACAATGGAGATTCGAGGCACGTTTGCTGAGAATGGTCTTGCTCCTTCTGTCTCTGTGAAACTTCTCTCAGACATTTGCCTCAGTGCCAGTCCTGTCATGGAACCTCTGCCCATGTATTTCATTTGTGACACAGCTTTCTTCATGTCTTTGGCTGAGCTGAACTGCTTTAATGTAAACTCTGTACGAACCTCAGTGGAATACTGAAGCAAACCAACTCGAGCAGCTTTGGGTGAAATCTCAAGTGTATCCAAGATTCCTGAGACAAATTGTTTTACAATTTCAAAATTATCCTCTCCAAGACTTTTTGATCCATCAATCACAAACACCAGGTCAATTGGGCCTTCAGTGCATCCTGTGAAAAGAGCAACAGAGTGTACAGATCAAGAAAAAAGTCCACAAGATTGGGAAAGGGATCTGGATACCCTGGCAAAAATTCAGGGATCATCTAAAGTACCCTGTTCCTGGCTCGTCTTACTGTGCCAATGTGTCTGAAGATGTTGTGTACAGTCTGTCTCAAAATCTAAAAGTGGGCCAATGACTAATAATTTAACAAAATTATAACTACTACTATAACTCAGCAAATATTTACTGAGACATATTCTGCTTTGCAGAATACTACACCTGTTAAAAATGCTTCAACAATCAGCAAATGTTTAGAATTTCTCTTTAGTGGAGAGAACTGAAGAACATAGAGTTGCCATCATTTTCTTCCAGAGATAAGCCTGTATACTAAGCTTGCATTTGTCAAATTTGTCAGCACTGAGACATGGAAGAGAATCACTGAACATGCATTAGTGTTACAGGCGTTACAACTATACAGCACTACTACTAGTGTTACAGAATCAGTTGAGAGAATCAGAATTGTCAAGATAAGGGCGTTTTTGCTTGTAAGTGTCTACCAATTTTGTAATTAGAAGACCTATGTATTGCTGCTGTATTTCTGGTTGACCCATTAGAGCTGGGAGTTTGTCAGAAGACAGGcaaatttgtaaattttttatttctcatacTTTTTGGCATATGCACATGCAAAAATCAAAGTAGATTGTAGGGCATCAATAACAAGGTTAGGGATTTTAGAGATTGGAGAATGTCTTCCAAGCTGCTGACTGCTTCTGCCAGGTGAgttgtcttgttttgttttgttttgttttgttttaaattctgGAGAGGAATTGCCTTCAGCAGGCAGAGATTAGTGTGCTTTGTGCAAAGGCTAGCTGTAGGGCTCCAATTGGAGCTAGTTCCTATTGGATCAATGTAGCTTCCAGGGAAAATATGCCATACTAAGGAATGTAAGATTTGCTTCTTAGTCTGGACCAAATAAAGTTTGACCTCCACTCGTCTCTCATCCTTGTACAGGCATAATGCTGTAAGCACTACACAAAAGAGAATTATTCAGCAGAAATTACTCTGTAGAAATTACTGGAGATGTTTGTTACCAAGTCAAAGTACGAATAACGGATTTTCAGCTTTAAAGCCTGGACTTCTCTTCTTAGGAAATACCTATTTTTAAACTGCTCAAGAAATCCTTCTTGCAGTCATCTGAGAAAAAGTCACCTCACACGTACTAAGGTGATGAAAATGCAATTAATATACATATCAGAACCACCTCAATACCACTGCATAAGTCAAGAAAGGGCAGCATGGTGCATGGTGTCAGTTAAGATCGAGAACAGCCAGAACTTGTTACTGTTCTAATCACAATCTCTTCAACTAAAGCATCCATTTTTGgcagaataaatgtttttactGAATTCCAGTAGAACTTCTCCTCCAAGTATTAAGAGATGATGAGATAAATAGATGTTATGTTGGAAGataagcaaataaaattaatgagattttaaaatatagtaCATAAAGATAAAAGACCCAGAGTATATGAACCTGATTAAAATGTACATTCCTTGGTAATAAGATTCCCTTTTGGCTTTTCCCTGAGGTTTCAAAAGAATTATTATTGTACTAAAACAACTCTTCCAAATTTGATAGATTTTTGTATAGGAGAGCATCAAGTTAATTGTTTGAGACATTTTCTGCCACACACATATGCCCTGGGCTTTCAAATATTATATCATGTTTGAAATGAGAGGCTGTGGCAGTATTCAAAGCCAAGCTATATTTGGCTTGGAGACACCTGGTCTAGTAGAAAGTGCCCTTGCCATCAGCAGGGAGATTAACTAAGTGATCTTTAATAAGGTTcctccaacccagaccattctatgattctataatttttttGAAGGGaggtaaattaattttagaaataaaagaaccaagtgctttctaaataaaatatacttACTTCTGCATGTTTTCTGGTCCTCTTTTAGTACATATCCCTCCTGGCATTTGCAGATATAGGAATCGCCATTATTAACACAAGCATATTCACAACCATGGTCAACTGATTTACAGACATCTTTACCTAGGAAAAATTgaagtatttttctgtattctaTTTAAGATTTTATAAATCCAAAGACCCCAGACATGATATCTGAAGAACATATGACAAAGGAGTACAATATCTTTGTTCATTTATGTAGCAATGCCAGAGAAGAGGGGCTGACAGACACAATGAGTTACTTACTTCGACATGTCCTCCCATCTTGTCTCAGGACAAAGCCCTCATGGCACTGACAGCTGTATGAGTTGTTAGTATTAATGCACACATGTTCACAGCCATGGTCAATGGATTTACACAGGTCTTTATCTGAGAATTGTTAAGAGAATCCCCTTATTAGACCATTTCTCTAATACAAAACTGTCATGAACAAGCTTTGAGTGAAAGTAAGCCTGTATTTCTTTTAAGACTGAAAAACATATTCCCCATAGAAGTTTCAGCTACTCACTCCTGCATGTTTTCCTGTCTCGCCTCAATATAAATCCCTTGTGACACTGACACATGTATGAATCTCCAGTTGGAACACAGACATGTTCACAACCATGGGTGACTGTTTTGCAGACATTTTTACCTTGGAATAATGAAAATTGTATTTAGCACAGTTAGCTAAGTAAATAAATttcacaaaatataaaaaatttgGCTATGATTTGCTATGAAGGAGCTCACATTAAGCTGATTCTATAATAAAGACACAAATGACACACTACTGTTGCATAGTGTGTTTCATTAACAGATCAGGAAGTACAAAACAAGATTAAATAACTTACTCCTGCAAGTTTTTCCATCTTCTCTCAGTATGAAGTCTTCATGACACTTGCAGACATAGGAATCACCAGTATTAACACAAATATGCTCACAGCTGTGGTCGACTGAGTTGCAAACATCTTTATCTGAGAAAAGTGGACGGGGTTTGTGAGGTGAGGCTTGTTGGGAGAGACAGTATCTTTTTTAAACCAGCCCAAATAGTTGGAAATCACGAACACACATGTGTGCACTCACACCCACAACAATTGAAGGCCTCAAATAAAAACATACTTTTATAGCTCAGGCTACTCACATCTACATGTCTTGCCATCTTCCTTCAGTATGAATTCTTCATGACACTGGCAGATGTAGGAATCCTCAGTATTCACACAAACTTGTTCACAGCCATGGTCAACTGAGTTGCAAATGTCCTTGTCTGCAAACAGGAGAGTTGGTAGTCAGCACACATCAGCAGAGGCCTTCATTACTGAATGTGTAATTCATCCAATTAAGTTCCTGTGCTGCTTACTTCTGCAGGTTTTCCCATCTTCTCTCAGCAGGAACCCATCATGGCATTTGCAGGTATATGAATCACCAGAATTAACACAAACATGTTCACATCCATGGTTGACTGATTTGCAAAGATCTTTATCTGAAAACAGATGACAGCTTTTGCTGGTTAGCCCACTTCTACACAAGCATGAGCTGCAGATAAAGAGTATGTTGAGTAATATCAGACTACTTACTTCTGCAAGTTTTTCCATCTTCTCTTAGCTGGAATCCCTCGTGGCACTTACAAACAAATGAATCACCAGCACTAGCACACACATGTTCACAGCCATGGTTGACTGATTTGCAAATATCCTTGCCTGGGAATAGTTAGATAATATTTATGTGGCTTgttagttaatttttttttttaataaatacatcAACTGGGGGATCAATCCCATGAGCAAAAAGAGATGGAAGCTTGCAAACTGAAAGCAAATCTCTCTCTCACTAGTTAAATGATGGACATCTTAGCTTACATTGAGTATCTATTCTTTATCATCTGACCAGAATTTCATGGTTTGGAAGACCTCCAACTGAAAATAAACCATTTTAGGATTAATCTGACTAGATTAAGGAGGAGGAGTTTACGTTAAGAGCACCAAGAGGGAAATAGGGGAATAATTTAGTACAGTCATTTAGCATAAATGCATACTGGTAAAAACAAAACTAAGAAAAACACCACAGGACATGATTTAACCATAAGTCTTGACATCCTTATATCAGTGCCAAGAGTCTGCGTaaacaaaacctgaaagaaCAGGAACTACTTATATAAGACAATAAACAAAATCTAACTGGATTGCTGAAAATTGATGCCAGGACTTGTATGACTGCAATGTTAAACCACTTGGTTAAAACCTCTTCAAAAAGGATAGATGGGGAGAAAGTGCAGAAGAAAGTGGAGCCATCTATcagctttccctttttcttcttcatgccAAACACGAGAATTATCAGTTTCTAATGGAGAACTACCTTTACACAAAAAGTGGCCTCCTGAGAGCCAAGTTCAATTTGACTCTTGAGGTTTGTGTCTTTAGAAGAACTTCAACCTGAGGCAAATTTCTTGGGGTTTCCTGCTACCAAAAGAAAAACTCCAAAAGCTACTACATAAGACAATATTCTAActcaaaaataattatatttaagaCATGGCAATCTAAACAAGATCTGGTCATAGTGGGTAAGGGAGAAATTACAATTTAAGTAAAAATTAGCATCTGCTTATACACAGCTGTGCACAACTCAGAAACATTTGTTTATAAACAATAAAATACAAACCAGCAGCAGACATGGTTATTACTCCAGAAGGATAAATTTTATATAGCTGAAAGTAAGCATGAGCCAGACTATGTTGGGATGCAAGAGggaaataataatagtaataaaaactATCAATGATTGCACTATTTAAGGTTATTTTACTAGACACCTCCAAAAAATGTAGTCTCATAATCTAAAAAGAATGCCAGGCTAGTTAAAAATCTAGAAATTGAAGTTGAAAACAGCTATAAGATTTGAAAAATGACTGAAAGAAAGGAACATTCACAGTATttacagaatgggaaaaaagtaGGAatttgaaacactgaaataataagatgaaggagaagggggtgaaTGGCCAACCAAATAAAGGGTAGTATGAGTACATTATTTAGATACTATTAGgaacaaaaagcattttaacaATGTATTATTAATTAATGGACAGAAAAGTAGAACTGCTAATCTTCATGCagaaatattaaacattttgGTGTATTCAGATCTGAACCTATGAAATAGATTACTGATGACCTTGTTGGAGTGAAGAGTTTCACTCTGTGTGAAGTAGGTGACACAGCACCTACctaacaaacacacacactcatTTTTGAATAAGAAACTCCAGATAACTTACAGCAGAGAGTTGCAAAAGAGGTTTCTGAAGAATATCATTGATGCCTAATGGTAATTTTCAGGAACTCCTAGAACTCTGAGGAAGCCCCAAAACACTGAGTTGTCTCCATTCTCAGTGTATGTATACACACTGAAAAAGTAGTATGGTTGCATATGGTTTAAAAAGATGAGTAGTTCACTGTAAGCCTGCCAGACTGACATTTATCtgaattaaaataatgcaaCAGATAACATGGAACTTGAGTCAGAGTAAAATCAAAGAAAGAGGACTAATATAAATCAATTTGGTGTTATGGAAAAATTAATCCTGgaaaaactaaataaatgtctttcttaattgaTGATGAGTCTGGTTTTTAAAGTTTATGCTGTTCATACAATGGAGCATTCAAAATGGCAGCAGTCTTGGTACTATTTTGATTAAAGAAACAGACTACAGAATCAACATTATATGGATTAACACTGGCTAGAAAGGGTTTCAGAACCAATTAAAAATGAGCAACCTTCAAGTAACTTTCTTTCCAAGAATTTGCTTTGCTTCTCTACTACTTAATATTTTTATGGACAGCCCAGAATAAGACACATAATAATCACTAATAAAGTTTGTAGATTACTCCATTTCTGAGAGAATAGCAAATAAATATAAAGCAGCTGCTGATATAAGGTAACATAAATCTTTTTGGAAAACATCAAAtcatatgtattttaaaacagcCAGAATTAAGGATATACATTTAGAAACAAGGAATGAAGGCTGTACTTACAGCCTTAAGGACATGGGACACCTGTAATACTGTGAATCTTAAATAACTTTTGATCATGGTAGATAACAAATTGAACATGAGTACTAGCAGAACATTTTGGTCAGAGACTAACACTGtcttttgccaaaaaaaaaagattaaacaaaagataaattattttaaaaatgatagGTAGATTCAAATAAGAACTAGATGGGTTATTGTTCCTCTGCTGTGGATCCTGCTGAGTCTCCTATTAGAAGACTTTCTTTCACTGTGGTGCATTCACAAGGATGCTGATAAACAGCAGAGGTTTTAGGGGAGCAAGAAGAGAGTTATAAAAAGATTAGAAGACATAAAAAGCCTGAAGGATTTTAATTTGCTtataatttacaaaaaaaaaaaccatgctAAGAGGTTACAGAACAAGTCATGATCTGCATGAATACAGACAGAAGAACACAGTACGGTAAAATGTAGCAACATCCTATGCTCAAGATTAAAACTCAATATACTTAATTTGGAAATGAAGTTCACATTTTAAAACCTACATTTAAACCTTAAAATtgtcttatttttctgaaatgtagCTTTAGTTCAAACAATCCTTAATTCATACAAGTCTTATGATCTATAGATAAAAATATTCCATTCTGGCTACTATGAACCAGTGAATAATATTCTAACAagacaaaaattacatttcttcttttattagTAAACTACTTACTTCGGCATGTTTTCCCATCTTGCCTTAGTACGAATCCATCATGGCATTGGCAAGTGTATGAATCATCATTATTAACACAAAGATGTTCACAGCCATGACTGACTGATTTGCAGATGTCTTTACCTAGAAataatttagaatttatttaCTACAGTTTGATGAGTAAGAACATTTCCAAAACTTTAAAGACTAACAGTAGTAAACTCTTAGTAAACAAAgaatttattctcctttttgCAAGGAAAAATCTCCTATAAGAACAACTGCCTCTAAATAATAtgttttttctaaataattattttttataaataatatgttTTATGTAGATGTctgaatataataaatatagTAACATTAAAATAACTTACTTTTACATGTTTTCTTATCATCCCTCAATACAAAACCCTCATAGCACTGGCAAAGGTATGAACTATCAGTATTCACACAAATATGCTCACAGCCATGGTCAACAGAATTGCAAACATCTTTATCTGTTAAAAAATAAGAtttccatatttaaaatatatctccAAATGTGCAGATTATAAAGAAAATCTACTAAAGAGAAGGAAACTTACTTCTGCATGTTCTTCCATCTTCCCTCAGTGCAAATCCCTCATAACACTGGCAGATGTAGGACTCATCAGCATTAACACAAACATGTTCACAGCCATGGTGAACTGAACTGCAAATGTCTTTATCTGAGAACAGTTGACGATATTTGGTTAAAGAACATCTACAGCAAATGGatcatattttctgtttccagccTATTAGCTGACCTATTAAAACACACTATTTTTGTCCACAGAGTCTCTTACAGTCATTTGGATGGTCTAaatgtataaatgtataaattCTATTCCTATATTATACATATGAAGACTACTGCTTTATTATGACAGTAAACTCTTGTATTTGTTTGAATGCTTCTCAGATCTACATActgtaaataaaattctgtGAGTAATTCTCAGAGTACTTACTTCTGCATGTTTTCCCATCTTCTCTCAGCAGAAAACCCTCATGACACTTGCAAACATAGGAGTCATCTTCATTAACACAAATATGCTCACAGCCATGGCTGACTGATTTGCAGATGTCCTCTCCTGGGAACGATTGATATAAATGTAGGTTTTGAATGAAAACATGTTAGAGAAATGTAGCTGTCAAAAGGAAGTTTGTTGCTTCTTTTCCAGTAGGAAGTAAAAAATAcccctttctttccttgtaCATGCAAAAGTGTTCGACAAATACCAGTCACTCACTTCTGCAGGTCTTGCCATCTTCTCTCAGTACAAATCCCTCACGACACTTGCAGACATAGGAATTGTCAGCATTAACACAAATATGCTCACAGCCATGGTTGACTGATTTGCAGACATTTTTACCTGGAAgtaatttaatatataaaaattctgTCAGTTAAGGGTAGTATGTTCAAAATTAACTTGCTTTTAGTGTATCCTAACTTTTTGAGACAGGCAGGATCTGTCTCTGCACAGAATAACAAAAGAGGGTGATGTTGTGAAACAGCAGCTAAGAATAAGAAGCTTTTAATTAATCATGGTAATACCTGGATgcctttactttttttctgtaaacatTTTTAACAGCAAATGTTGACATTAGATATTATGGGGATTGCAGTAAGAAAATACTGAATGCCTGTGagtttttctgaaatttatCCATGATTCTTCTTTGATCACTTGGTGACTTATGCCATAAAAGTTgagaaaaactaattttttcctTGATATCTGACACTTATAACTGTGTAATATAGTCAAATTTGTAACCCAATTATGATATTTCTGTTGCAATAATCTTTATCCTATTTTGGACAAATGAACTTTCCATTAATAGTGTTGAAAGCTTCATGCTGGATAAGACTTTATAAACATTATATATTTTTGCCTTgaaattttagaagaaaatcaCAGTTGTCCCAGCTCTGGATAGTTTTGGACCCACAACTGTCTAATTTCAGGGctacttttaaaatgtcactgaTGTTTAGGATGTGATTCAGGTGCCTAAAAGTATGCATTCAGTACCATTTTAGGTGCCTCAGCATATTCAAGATATCACCATACTGCTGGCAAATGTGACACCAAAGGGGAAATATGACCTCTAGAAATCCTTGAACATTTTAGGCAATCCAATCCTACCTTACAGATTTCTTCTGTGTGTGCAATATTAGACTCTGAGCTGCTGAATAATAACTTACGTTTACACGTTTTCCCATCGTTACGGAGCCTGTATCCTTCGAAACACTGACAAGTATAAGATCTGTCACCATTCACACACAAATGTTCACAGCCATGATCACTAAGAGCACAATGGTCAACTCCTGCAGGAAcaatcaaaattatttaaaaatttaaccAATAATGACTCAATTACTTTTCATCTCTAGTGTTTGTATTCCATATTTGcaagtaaatataaatacattgaACTGCTTAAACAGTAATTCAGTTTCTCATCTGATTATAAAGCTTCAATAAAATGTAAGAGGTTCTAGTGAGGttctacttttcattttttgctttAAGCAGAGTTGAGAACTCATACTTTTCTGTGTTTAATGTAACTAAATGGAGTCCATATCTGGATTGAAGTggattaaaaaaccaaaatactttGGCAATGATTTT comes from Zonotrichia leucophrys gambelii isolate GWCS_2022_RI chromosome 2, RI_Zleu_2.0, whole genome shotgun sequence and encodes:
- the MATN2 gene encoding matrilin-2 isoform X1 yields the protein MKMKKMVACFLLLFAHTLLSTVMAKDLPGRHFTRRRDVNRQSLLENSCNNKRLDLVFIIDSSRSVSHYDFEKVKEFILTILQFLDISPDATHVGLIQYGSTVKQEFALKTFRRKQDIERAVRRMMHLSTGTMTGLALQYAVNIAFSETEGARPLRQNVPRIIMIVTDGRPQDPVAEIAAKARNSGILIFAIGVGRVDMNTLKSIGSEPHEEHVFLVANFSQIETLTSAFQDKLCVPHMCSIVEHHCDHFCINTPGSYLCRCKQGYILNADQKTCSTQDLCAVEKHACEQICVNTPGSYVCQCYEGYELDADGKSCVVVDYCALDNHGCQHECVNTEDSYYCRCHPGFILNPDKRTCGKPDYCSLQDHGCEQECVNTDDSYFCQCQEGFRLNPDKKTCKRVDHCVESNHGCEQLCLNTGDSYVCQCSEGFVINEDLKTCSRVDHCALSDHGCEHLCVNGDRSYTCQCFEGYRLRNDGKTCKRKNVCKSVNHGCEHICVNADNSYVCKCREGFVLREDGKTCRREDICKSVSHGCEHICVNEDDSYVCKCHEGFLLREDGKTCRNKDICSSVHHGCEHVCVNADESYICQCYEGFALREDGRTCRNKDVCNSVDHGCEHICVNTDSSYLCQCYEGFVLRDDKKTCKSKDICKSVSHGCEHLCVNNDDSYTCQCHDGFVLRQDGKTCRSKDICKSVNHGCEHVCASAGDSFVCKCHEGFQLREDGKTCRNKDLCKSVNHGCEHVCVNSGDSYTCKCHDGFLLREDGKTCRNKDICNSVDHGCEQVCVNTEDSYICQCHEEFILKEDGKTCRYKDVCNSVDHSCEHICVNTGDSYVCKCHEDFILREDGKTCRSKNVCKTVTHGCEHVCVPTGDSYMCQCHKGFILRRDRKTCRNKDLCKSIDHGCEHVCINTNNSYSCQCHEGFVLRQDGRTCRSKDVCKSVDHGCEYACVNNGDSYICKCQEGYVLKEDQKTCRRCTEGPIDLVFVIDGSKSLGEDNFEIVKQFVSGILDTLEISPKAARVGLLQYSTEVRTEFTLKQFSSAKDMKKAVSQMKYMGRGSMTGLALRQMSERSFTETEGARPFSANVPRISIVFTDGRAQDEVSEWATRAKQRGIIIYAIGIGKAIEEELLEIASEPSYKHLFYAEDFTALEDISEELRAQICEALRESPHQQDASSGRLHRTGPQPSGPESTTIAITDVIDCPHLAVHHKYLFEDSHIHSTTAKASKDNDQCKCENLVTFQNYATSEVRKLTQRLEEMTKRMEDLENRLKY
- the MATN2 gene encoding matrilin-2 isoform X6, with protein sequence MMHLSTGTMTGLALQYAVNIAFSETEGARPLRQNVPRIIMIVTDGRPQDPVAEIAAKARNSGILIFAIGVGRVDMNTLKSIGSEPHEEHVFLVANFSQIETLTSAFQDKLCVPHMCSIVEHHCDHFCINTPGSYLCRCKQGYILNADQKTCSTQDLCAVEKHACEQICVNTPGSYVCQCYEGYELDADGKSCVVVDYCALDNHGCQHECVNTEDSYYCRCHPGFILNPDKRTCGKPDYCSLQDHGCEQECVNTDDSYFCQCQEGFRLNPDKKTCKRVDHCVESNHGCEQLCLNTGDSYVCQCSEGFVINEDLKTCSRVDHCALSDHGCEHLCVNGDRSYTCQCFEGYRLRNDGKTCKRKNVCKSVNHGCEHICVNADNSYVCKCREGFVLREDGKTCRREDICKSVSHGCEHICVNEDDSYVCKCHEGFLLREDGKTCRNKDICSSVHHGCEHVCVNADESYICQCYEGFALREDGRTCRNKDVCNSVDHGCEHICVNTDSSYLCQCYEGFVLRDDKKTCKSKDICKSVSHGCEHLCVNNDDSYTCQCHDGFVLRQDGKTCRSKDICKSVNHGCEHVCASAGDSFVCKCHEGFQLREDGKTCRNKDLCKSVNHGCEHVCVNSGDSYTCKCHDGFLLREDGKTCRNKDICNSVDHGCEQVCVNTEDSYICQCHEEFILKEDGKTCRYKDVCNSVDHSCEHICVNTGDSYVCKCHEDFILREDGKTCRSKNVCKTVTHGCEHVCVPTGDSYMCQCHKGFILRRDRKTCRNKDLCKSIDHGCEHVCINTNNSYSCQCHEGFVLRQDGRTCRSKDVCKSVDHGCEYACVNNGDSYICKCQEGYVLKEDQKTCRRCTEGPIDLVFVIDGSKSLGEDNFEIVKQFVSGILDTLEISPKAARVGLLQYSTEVRTEFTLKQFSSAKDMKKAVSQMKYMGRGSMTGLALRQMSERSFTETEGARPFSANVPRISIVFTDGRAQDEVSEWATRAKQRGIIIYAIGIGKAIEEELLEIASEPSYKHLFYAEDFTALEDISEELRAQICEALRESPHQQDASSGRLHRTGPQPSGPESTTIAITDVIDCPHLAVHHKYLFEDSHIHSTTAKASKDNDQCKCENLVTFQNYATSEVRKLTQRLEEMTKRMEDLENRLKY